From the Flavimarina sp. Hel_I_48 genome, one window contains:
- a CDS encoding DUF1206 domain-containing protein, which yields MKKKFQFIAIIGFIAKGLIYIIIGILSLLSALNLGGESSGTNQALKFLEKQIFGNVLLALVGLGLLCYSYWMFYQAFKDPEDIGDDKKAKAQRFGLFTTGLVYVFVALLSFYHLFTFVSSGGKSSSYLVFFDFKTISYLFIAVGVILAIQGIILVIGVFKGPLLDQFHFEHQKGSKFIRFLGKFGFYSRAFIVVIIAFFFLRAGIYTGNHEIKGIKDAFQVMDQSLLGRIFMALTALGFIAYGCFYVLLSKYRKF from the coding sequence TTGAAGAAAAAATTTCAGTTTATTGCAATTATTGGTTTCATAGCCAAGGGCTTGATTTATATAATTATCGGTATACTTTCCCTCTTGTCAGCTTTAAACCTGGGAGGAGAAAGTTCTGGTACAAATCAAGCCTTAAAGTTTTTAGAAAAGCAAATCTTTGGAAACGTACTCCTGGCTTTAGTAGGATTGGGGTTGCTTTGTTACTCGTACTGGATGTTTTATCAGGCGTTTAAAGATCCTGAAGATATAGGGGATGACAAAAAGGCTAAAGCACAGCGATTTGGGCTATTTACTACCGGATTAGTCTACGTTTTTGTTGCACTATTATCTTTTTACCATTTATTTACTTTTGTAAGTAGCGGCGGTAAAAGCTCAAGTTATCTGGTTTTTTTTGATTTTAAAACCATTTCCTACCTATTCATAGCCGTTGGGGTTATTCTTGCGATACAGGGCATCATTTTGGTCATAGGCGTTTTTAAAGGTCCGCTGTTAGATCAATTTCACTTTGAACATCAAAAGGGCTCAAAATTTATTCGATTCCTGGGGAAATTTGGTTTTTATTCTCGCGCATTTATTGTGGTTATTATTGCGTTCTTCTTTCTGCGGGCAGGGATCTATACCGGAAATCATGAGATAAAGGGAATAAAAGATGCTTTCCAGGTTATGGATCAATCACTTTTAGGCCGAATTTTTATGGCACTTACCGCTTTGGGATTTATTGCTTATGGCTGCTTTTATGTGTTGCTCTCGAAGTACAGGAAATTTTAA
- the hxlB gene encoding 6-phospho-3-hexuloisomerase, which yields MKEPTKEELKLWNEHAMDAILKEHLELVKHVDFKTFASIVSPIKKANAIFFMGMGRSGLMMKAAAMRLMHLGFEAYVVGETTTPAIGKGDLLIAGSGSGTTTSVLRAAETAKKEKATVIAFTTDEESPLAKKADYIVVLPAAKKQQHQNTVSEQYAGSLFEQALLLYFDALIQTLWKIDGSTAETLYERHANME from the coding sequence ATGAAAGAACCAACAAAAGAAGAATTGAAGCTATGGAATGAACATGCCATGGATGCCATATTAAAAGAGCATTTAGAATTGGTAAAACATGTTGATTTCAAAACTTTTGCTTCGATTGTATCCCCAATTAAAAAGGCCAATGCTATTTTCTTTATGGGAATGGGACGTAGCGGACTTATGATGAAAGCTGCGGCCATGCGATTGATGCATTTGGGCTTTGAGGCATACGTTGTAGGAGAAACCACCACGCCAGCCATAGGAAAAGGGGATTTATTGATCGCTGGTTCTGGTTCTGGTACCACAACCAGTGTACTGCGTGCAGCTGAAACCGCAAAAAAAGAGAAAGCGACTGTAATAGCTTTCACGACAGATGAAGAATCCCCCCTGGCAAAGAAAGCAGATTATATTGTCGTTTTACCTGCCGCAAAAAAACAACAACATCAAAACACGGTTTCGGAGCAATATGCAGGCAGTCTTTTTGAACAGGCATTGCTTCTATACTTCGACGCTTTGATACAAACCTTGTGGAAGATTGACGGCAGTACTGCAGAAACGCTTTATGAGCGTCACGCAAATATGGAATAA
- the hxlA gene encoding 3-hexulose-6-phosphate synthase produces MAKLQVAIDLLKTEDALALAKKVAPYIDIIELGTPLIKSEGVAVIRAMKDAFPDKEVFADFKTADAGGLEADLAFEAGADYVTILGSIDDSTIIGAVESAKKHGRAVVVDTIGVKDRVKRAREVSELGVAFVELHAGLDEQGQDGYSIQVLIDEATRAGVPVSIAGGVNKDSIKAVKDSGVVVAVAGGAIYGADDPAKAAKELYDALNA; encoded by the coding sequence ATGGCTAAGTTACAAGTAGCAATTGATTTATTAAAAACAGAAGATGCCCTGGCTCTGGCAAAAAAAGTAGCTCCTTACATAGATATTATAGAATTGGGCACACCACTTATTAAGAGTGAGGGGGTAGCTGTTATAAGAGCTATGAAAGATGCATTTCCAGATAAAGAAGTGTTTGCTGATTTTAAAACTGCAGATGCAGGAGGACTGGAAGCAGATTTAGCTTTTGAGGCTGGTGCGGACTATGTTACCATTTTAGGATCTATAGACGATTCTACTATTATAGGCGCTGTGGAATCAGCGAAAAAACATGGTAGGGCTGTGGTTGTTGATACCATAGGTGTAAAGGACCGCGTAAAACGCGCACGCGAAGTTTCAGAACTGGGTGTAGCGTTTGTTGAATTGCATGCTGGTCTTGATGAGCAGGGGCAGGATGGTTACTCTATCCAGGTTTTGATTGACGAGGCTACTAGAGCAGGAGTTCCTGTTTCTATTGCTGGTGGAGTTAATAAAGATAGTATTAAAGCTGTCAAGGATTCTGGAGTGGTAGTTGCTGTAGCTGGTGGTGCTATTTATGGAGCAGATGATCCTGCTAAAGCCGCCAAAGAATTGTACGATGCATTAAATGCATAG
- a CDS encoding zinc-dependent alcohol dehydrogenase codes for MKALCYEGKEKVQVNTVPDPKIQEPTDIIIKVTSTAICGSDLHIYGGLMPTMHEGDVLGHEFMGEVVELGSEVKKFKKGDRVVIPFTIACGNCDYCNDDLFSLCDNSNPNDELCKENLGHSISGLFGFSHMLGGFAGGQAEYVRVPYADVGPIKVPESLSDDKVLFLSDIFPTGYMGAENANIKRGDTVAIWGCGPVGQFAIQSAWMLGAERVIAIDVVKERLDMAERSSNVELIRTVDADQVYQLLMEMTNGKGPDCCIDCVGAEAHGTEGFNKNLSKAQPDALAQIFKSCKKAGNVSIPGVYVGKVDGLPLGIAMNKSLNLKMGQTHMQHYLEPLLKKVEEGKIDPSFIITHRMKLDDAPEAYKKFRNKEDNCVKVVLTP; via the coding sequence ATGAAAGCACTATGTTATGAAGGTAAGGAGAAGGTACAGGTTAATACTGTCCCTGATCCTAAAATCCAAGAACCAACGGATATTATTATTAAAGTGACCTCTACCGCAATTTGTGGCTCTGATCTTCACATTTATGGAGGTCTTATGCCCACTATGCATGAAGGGGATGTTTTAGGTCATGAATTTATGGGTGAGGTTGTTGAATTAGGTTCTGAGGTAAAGAAGTTTAAAAAAGGGGATCGGGTGGTGATCCCTTTTACAATTGCATGTGGAAATTGCGATTATTGTAATGATGATCTGTTCTCTTTGTGTGACAATTCAAATCCCAATGATGAGTTATGTAAAGAAAATTTGGGTCACTCCATATCGGGACTGTTTGGATTTTCGCATATGCTAGGTGGTTTTGCAGGTGGGCAGGCGGAATATGTAAGAGTCCCTTACGCGGATGTGGGCCCTATTAAAGTTCCTGAATCTTTGAGCGATGATAAGGTTTTATTTCTTTCCGATATTTTTCCAACAGGATATATGGGTGCGGAAAATGCCAATATAAAAAGGGGCGATACCGTAGCAATATGGGGATGTGGTCCTGTAGGTCAGTTTGCCATACAGAGTGCATGGATGCTAGGTGCAGAACGTGTTATTGCAATAGACGTTGTAAAAGAGCGACTGGATATGGCCGAAAGGAGCAGTAATGTGGAACTTATTAGAACTGTAGATGCAGACCAGGTCTATCAGCTTCTTATGGAAATGACGAATGGTAAAGGTCCGGATTGCTGTATTGATTGCGTGGGCGCAGAGGCACATGGAACGGAAGGTTTCAACAAAAACCTATCAAAAGCGCAACCAGATGCTTTAGCTCAAATATTCAAAAGCTGTAAAAAAGCTGGAAATGTTTCAATTCCTGGTGTTTATGTAGGAAAAGTTGATGGCTTGCCACTAGGTATTGCCATGAACAAATCCCTAAATCTAAAAATGGGACAGACGCATATGCAACATTATTTAGAACCCCTTCTAAAGAAGGTGGAAGAAGGAAAAATAGATCCGTCCTTTATCATAACTCATAGAATGAAGTTAGATGATGCACCAGAGGCTTACAAAAAATTTAGAAATAAAGAGGACAATTGTGTCAAGGTAGTACTTACTCCTTAA
- the mnmE gene encoding tRNA uridine-5-carboxymethylaminomethyl(34) synthesis GTPase MnmE: MHIQDTITALATASGAGAIAIIRVSGERALEIVDSIFSTKSGKSLIKQDSHTLHLGNIHDENRIIDEALVSLFKGTRSYTGEPTVEISCHGSPYIQQEILQLLLRKGCRAAKAGEFTLRAFINGKMDLSQAEAVADLIASDNAGAHQIAMQQMRGGFSAEIASLRQELLDFASLIELELDFAEEDVEFANREEFQLLISKISRVLKRLIDSFATGNVIKNGIPVSIVGEPNVGKSTLLNALLNEERAIVSDIAGTTRDSIEDELSIGGIGFRFIDTAGIRETTDVIEGLGIKKTFEKISQAQVVLYLINSPSAFGSSPKGKAFAELRLEVEKIKNRFPDKPLVLVANKIDNLSETERHTINNQLSELIPEKSKSRVSLISAKTGTGVDALKEQLLQFVNTGALRNNETLVTNSRHYDALLKALEEIEKVQEGINMGLSGDLMAIDIREALYHFGEITGQVTNDELLGNIFANFCIGK, encoded by the coding sequence ATGCACATTCAAGATACCATTACTGCACTGGCCACCGCCTCTGGCGCAGGAGCGATTGCCATCATACGTGTTTCCGGAGAACGCGCTCTGGAAATTGTGGATTCTATTTTCAGCACTAAAAGTGGTAAATCTTTAATTAAACAAGATTCGCACACGCTACATTTGGGCAACATTCATGATGAGAACCGAATTATTGATGAAGCGCTGGTTTCGCTTTTTAAAGGAACCCGATCCTACACTGGCGAACCTACCGTAGAAATTTCCTGTCATGGGAGTCCATACATTCAACAGGAGATTTTGCAATTGTTACTTCGGAAGGGCTGCCGGGCAGCAAAAGCCGGTGAATTTACACTACGTGCATTTATCAACGGAAAAATGGATCTGAGTCAGGCAGAAGCGGTCGCGGATCTTATTGCCAGTGACAATGCCGGTGCCCATCAAATTGCGATGCAACAAATGCGTGGTGGTTTTAGTGCAGAAATAGCCAGTTTAAGGCAGGAATTGCTTGATTTTGCTTCCCTCATCGAACTTGAGCTCGACTTTGCCGAAGAAGATGTAGAATTTGCGAATAGGGAGGAATTCCAGCTTTTGATCTCTAAAATCAGCCGTGTCTTAAAACGCCTTATCGATTCGTTTGCTACCGGTAACGTAATCAAAAACGGCATTCCTGTATCCATTGTGGGCGAACCCAATGTGGGCAAATCCACATTACTCAACGCATTGCTCAACGAAGAGCGTGCCATTGTAAGCGATATTGCGGGGACGACACGCGATTCCATTGAAGATGAGCTATCCATAGGAGGAATTGGTTTTCGCTTTATAGATACCGCTGGTATACGGGAAACCACAGACGTTATTGAAGGACTGGGAATAAAGAAAACCTTTGAAAAAATAAGTCAGGCGCAAGTGGTACTTTACCTGATCAATTCCCCCTCAGCCTTCGGTAGCTCTCCTAAAGGGAAAGCATTTGCTGAACTACGCCTGGAAGTTGAAAAGATTAAAAACCGTTTTCCCGATAAACCTTTAGTACTTGTTGCCAATAAAATCGATAACCTGAGCGAAACCGAACGGCATACGATCAACAACCAACTTTCTGAATTGATACCTGAAAAATCAAAGTCGAGGGTGTCACTTATTTCTGCTAAGACCGGAACAGGTGTTGATGCGCTCAAAGAACAATTGCTTCAATTTGTAAATACGGGCGCATTACGCAATAATGAAACACTCGTAACTAATTCCCGACACTACGATGCACTTCTGAAAGCCTTGGAAGAAATCGAAAAAGTGCAGGAAGGTATTAATATGGGACTTTCCGGCGACTTAATGGCCATTGATATCAGGGAGGCTTTATATCATTTTGGGGAAATTACCGGGCAGGTGACTAATGATGAATTGCTGGGTAATATTTTTGCTAATTTTTGTATCGGGAAGTAA
- a CDS encoding NUDIX hydrolase: protein MKKTIINTETGSIVKASVMDSITIDCVIFGFRNSKLEVLLAKHAVGIRKGEWGLPGGWIKKDESIDNAANRLLHELTGIENIFLEQLRAFGDPDRFPAGRIITIGYYALIDTSKYDIRPGYTASEVKWFMIDQIPELIYDHSEILHVSLKQLRRRVRQAPIGFNLLPESFTLLQLMQLYEEILGVSMDKPNFRRKILSMKLLVDLKEKEKNVSHRAAKLYRFDDEIYRKLTEKGFNFEF, encoded by the coding sequence ATGAAAAAAACTATAATAAACACGGAGACCGGCAGTATTGTCAAAGCCTCTGTGATGGATTCAATAACAATTGATTGCGTTATTTTTGGTTTCCGTAATTCTAAACTAGAGGTTCTACTTGCTAAACATGCTGTAGGTATACGTAAAGGGGAATGGGGGCTGCCCGGTGGCTGGATCAAAAAAGATGAAAGCATTGACAATGCCGCAAACAGGTTGCTGCATGAACTTACCGGGATAGAGAACATTTTCCTTGAACAGTTAAGGGCTTTTGGTGATCCTGATCGTTTTCCGGCCGGTAGGATCATAACTATAGGTTATTACGCACTTATAGATACCTCAAAATACGATATCAGACCGGGTTATACTGCCTCAGAAGTCAAATGGTTTATGATAGACCAGATCCCTGAACTTATATATGACCATTCTGAAATACTTCATGTAAGCCTTAAACAATTACGTCGCAGGGTGCGCCAGGCTCCCATAGGTTTTAATCTCCTGCCAGAAAGTTTTACCTTGTTACAACTGATGCAGCTTTATGAAGAAATTCTGGGAGTCTCCATGGATAAACCCAATTTCCGAAGAAAAATCCTGAGTATGAAATTATTGGTTGATCTGAAAGAAAAAGAAAAAAATGTATCGCACCGAGCGGCAAAATTATATCGTTTTGATGATGAAATCTATCGCAAACTGACCGAAAAAGGCTTCAATTTCGAATTTTGA
- a CDS encoding amidohydrolase family protein, with the protein MKNIRIILIAFLIAINASAQQTPAPQHKGEITLKGGTAHIGNGKVIENSIIFIEDGKITGVYDAKSTTMEPKGEVIDVTGKHIYPGFIAADTTLGLVEISAVRATEDQDEIGEFNPHIEAIIAYNAESKVVESMRPNGVLIAQTVPQGGTISGTSSVVQLDAWNWEDAVVERGDGVHLNWPSSFKRGRWWLGEEPGYSPNKSYTEDITEIKDFIKQSSAYSGGENDVTNLTYGAMKSILDGDNNLYIHVDGEKEILDVLRFKTEMNLDHVVLVGAYRGYKIADEIAKANVPVILARVHSLPGAEDDDYDVSFKMAKTLSDAGVLVALGNSGEYWQSRNIPFYAGQITAYGMSFEDALSLITLNTAKIMGIDATLGSLEEGKDATLFVSTGNALEMKGNNVEKAMIKGRNISLESHQTELWKRYMEKYSR; encoded by the coding sequence ATGAAAAATATTAGAATTATACTAATTGCTTTCCTTATTGCCATCAACGCTTCGGCACAGCAAACACCCGCACCGCAGCATAAAGGCGAGATTACCCTTAAAGGAGGTACCGCGCATATAGGCAATGGAAAAGTGATCGAGAACAGCATCATTTTTATTGAGGATGGAAAGATAACCGGAGTTTATGATGCAAAGAGCACTACGATGGAGCCTAAAGGCGAGGTCATAGATGTTACCGGAAAGCATATATATCCCGGCTTTATTGCAGCAGATACCACTTTAGGACTGGTAGAGATCAGCGCCGTTCGCGCTACCGAAGATCAGGACGAAATAGGAGAATTCAATCCTCATATTGAAGCTATTATCGCCTATAATGCGGAGTCCAAAGTGGTGGAAAGCATGCGGCCCAATGGTGTGCTTATTGCTCAGACCGTTCCGCAGGGCGGGACCATAAGTGGTACATCATCTGTAGTGCAACTTGACGCGTGGAATTGGGAAGATGCCGTAGTGGAACGCGGCGACGGAGTTCACCTCAACTGGCCCAGTAGTTTTAAGCGTGGCCGCTGGTGGTTGGGCGAAGAACCTGGTTATAGCCCCAATAAAAGCTATACGGAAGATATAACGGAAATCAAAGATTTTATTAAACAATCCAGTGCCTACAGCGGTGGTGAGAATGACGTCACCAACCTGACATATGGTGCCATGAAATCCATTTTAGATGGAGACAACAACCTGTATATCCATGTAGACGGGGAGAAGGAAATACTGGATGTCCTCCGTTTCAAAACGGAAATGAATCTGGATCATGTAGTCCTGGTAGGTGCTTACCGCGGTTATAAAATTGCAGATGAAATAGCTAAGGCTAACGTTCCTGTAATTCTTGCCCGCGTGCACAGCTTGCCCGGTGCGGAAGATGATGATTATGACGTTTCTTTTAAAATGGCAAAAACACTTAGCGATGCCGGTGTACTGGTAGCCCTGGGAAATAGCGGTGAATACTGGCAATCCAGAAATATACCTTTCTACGCAGGTCAGATAACCGCGTACGGTATGTCTTTTGAGGATGCCCTTAGCCTGATTACCTTGAATACAGCAAAGATTATGGGGATTGATGCTACCTTAGGTTCCCTGGAAGAAGGCAAAGATGCAACCCTGTTTGTTAGCACGGGAAATGCGCTGGAAATGAAAGGCAATAATGTGGAAAAAGCCATGATCAAAGGCAGAAACATAAGCTTGGAATCACACCAGACAGAACTTTGGAAACGTTATATGGAAAAATATAGCAGGTAA
- a CDS encoding helix-turn-helix domain-containing protein: MLSDKTIYIRDLTNCPPSYLNDPGRRDFFEIVWLRNEKALHEPQHDFQTLRGDWIYLIPPYRVHQLNKAGKKGVLISFKQELLEDDLKEFLLDVFRIFNVQGEFSCLQVNQESEKTLRSIYDLMQEEYDQQQANLTMIRALLKVFLLKLIQLKEHHFTLQDINEKRIYEFMMLLEGNFSDKRKAQFYAEKMGLSTKRLNQILKEKLDKTAVQLIHDRIILEAKRQIIHSKHTLKEIAYDLQFKDPSYFSRFFKLHTQQTPNEFQDKVNQHIIAYKNTLYAQE; this comes from the coding sequence ATGCTAAGCGATAAGACGATATATATTCGTGATCTTACAAATTGTCCACCTTCCTATCTTAATGATCCCGGAAGGCGCGATTTTTTTGAAATCGTCTGGTTGAGGAATGAAAAAGCGCTCCACGAACCTCAGCATGATTTTCAAACCTTGCGGGGGGACTGGATCTATCTTATTCCACCCTATCGGGTGCACCAACTCAACAAAGCGGGCAAGAAAGGTGTTCTTATTTCCTTTAAACAAGAGCTGTTAGAAGATGATTTGAAGGAATTTTTACTGGACGTATTCCGCATTTTTAATGTTCAGGGCGAATTTTCCTGTCTTCAGGTAAATCAGGAAAGCGAGAAGACCTTGCGCTCCATTTACGATCTCATGCAGGAAGAATATGATCAGCAACAGGCCAACCTAACGATGATTAGGGCACTTCTCAAGGTTTTTCTACTCAAACTTATTCAGCTCAAAGAACATCATTTTACCTTGCAGGATATCAATGAAAAAAGGATCTATGAGTTCATGATGCTTTTAGAAGGGAATTTTTCAGATAAAAGAAAAGCCCAATTTTATGCTGAAAAAATGGGTTTGAGCACAAAAAGACTGAACCAGATATTAAAAGAAAAACTAGATAAAACCGCAGTACAGCTTATACACGATAGGATTATTCTGGAAGCAAAGCGGCAGATCATTCACAGCAAACATACGTTGAAGGAGATCGCTTATGACCTACAATTTAAAGATCCCTCTTATTTTAGCCGGTTTTTTAAATTGCACACCCAGCAGACACCAAATGAATTTCAGGATAAAGTGAATCAACATATTATAGCCTACAAAAACACCCTTTACGCTCAGGAATAG
- the uvrA gene encoding excinuclease ABC subunit UvrA, whose protein sequence is MNIQPNKNAIKEGFVTIKGARQNNLKNVSLKIPRDALVVFTGISGSGKSSLAFGTLYAEAQRRYLESVSPYARRLFNQMPIPEVDEIEGLPPAVALQQQRSSGSTRSSVGSVTTISNLLRMLYSRAGDYPEGQSILYADSFSTNTPEGACPTCHGLGRVYEVTEKSMVPDDTLSIRERAIDAWPKAWQGKNLRDILVTLGYDVDIPWKELPQKDRDWILFTDEQPQVPVYRDLNRKEVEIALEEKRQPSYKGTFMGAKKYVLHTFANSPSALMKKRVSEYMLSEKCPDCHGKRLRKESLSVTFAGFDIADMSKQPLQKLLAIFSPYSDGSAPALVKLKKNHQEKVMVAQRIAEDLVGRLNVLLELGLGYLSLERSTPTLSPGEHQRLRLATQVRSNLFGVVYVLDEPSAGLHPADTEALLKTLDRLKASGNSIFVVEHELDVIRNADWLVDVGPNAGEGGGEIIYSGPPEGLKGVSRSKTKEHLFNTLPTKNPIPRKPSGWLKLKDITRNNLDKLAVSFPLNTLTSVTGISGSGKSSLVSQALVDLMAARLGKNTVNEEDSEDDLQHEMVETLGGEIADGGDNIKRMVVVNQKPIGRTPRSNLATYTGLFDVVRKLFASTKLAKSRKYKAGRFSFNVGKGRCSNCEGEGFVMVELLFLPSVYAPCPVCNGTRYNDKTLEVTYRDKNIADVLNLTVREAVEFFQEEEQVSRPLQVLKEVGLGYLRLGQPATELSGGEAQRIKLAKELQRVNRGNTLYILDEPTTGLHPSDVEKLQFQLTKLVDSGNTVIVVEHDMQIIAASDWVIDIGPGAGDEGGNVVASGTPETVAKNKESKTAVYLKKKLNGTAQPVFQ, encoded by the coding sequence ATGAATATACAACCTAACAAAAACGCTATAAAAGAGGGATTTGTCACTATAAAAGGAGCTCGACAGAATAATTTAAAAAATGTATCCCTTAAAATCCCCCGGGATGCATTGGTGGTATTTACGGGTATATCGGGATCAGGAAAATCATCACTTGCCTTTGGCACTTTGTATGCCGAAGCACAACGTAGGTATCTCGAATCGGTCTCTCCTTACGCCAGGCGATTATTCAACCAAATGCCCATTCCGGAGGTTGATGAGATTGAAGGATTGCCTCCTGCGGTTGCACTGCAACAACAACGCAGTTCGGGGAGTACGCGATCTTCAGTAGGTTCGGTCACCACTATTTCCAATTTGCTGCGCATGCTTTACTCCCGTGCGGGCGATTATCCAGAAGGGCAATCCATTTTATATGCAGATTCCTTTTCCACTAACACCCCTGAAGGTGCATGCCCCACTTGTCATGGGCTGGGCAGGGTTTATGAAGTAACAGAAAAAAGTATGGTTCCAGATGATACTTTGAGCATCAGGGAACGGGCTATAGATGCATGGCCAAAGGCCTGGCAGGGGAAGAATCTACGCGATATACTGGTAACTTTAGGGTATGATGTGGATATCCCTTGGAAAGAGCTTCCACAGAAAGACCGCGACTGGATTTTATTTACAGATGAACAACCACAGGTGCCTGTTTACAGGGATTTAAACCGCAAAGAAGTTGAAATTGCCTTAGAGGAAAAAAGGCAGCCCAGTTACAAAGGCACGTTTATGGGCGCTAAAAAATACGTCCTTCACACCTTTGCCAATTCACCCAGCGCACTAATGAAAAAGCGCGTATCTGAATATATGTTGAGTGAAAAATGCCCTGACTGTCATGGTAAGCGCCTGCGCAAAGAATCTTTATCAGTAACCTTTGCCGGTTTTGATATCGCAGATATGTCTAAGCAACCCCTTCAAAAATTGCTGGCTATTTTCAGTCCGTATAGCGATGGCTCAGCTCCCGCTTTAGTCAAATTAAAGAAAAACCATCAGGAAAAAGTAATGGTCGCGCAACGCATTGCCGAAGACCTTGTGGGAAGGTTAAACGTTTTGCTGGAACTGGGACTGGGTTATCTTTCTCTGGAGCGAAGTACACCTACCCTTTCTCCTGGTGAACATCAGCGTTTGCGGCTGGCTACCCAGGTACGCAGCAATTTATTTGGCGTTGTTTATGTTCTGGATGAACCTTCTGCCGGCCTTCATCCTGCGGATACGGAAGCTTTACTAAAAACCCTGGATCGGTTAAAAGCAAGTGGCAATTCCATCTTCGTGGTAGAGCATGAGCTTGACGTCATTCGTAATGCAGATTGGCTGGTAGATGTGGGACCAAACGCCGGTGAAGGTGGTGGCGAAATAATATACAGTGGCCCACCAGAAGGATTAAAGGGGGTCTCCAGGTCTAAGACAAAAGAACATCTGTTTAATACCCTTCCCACAAAAAATCCAATACCCCGCAAGCCTTCCGGCTGGTTGAAATTAAAGGATATTACCAGAAACAACCTCGACAAACTTGCGGTTTCATTCCCACTGAATACACTAACGAGCGTTACGGGTATTTCAGGTTCGGGAAAAAGTAGTTTGGTAAGTCAGGCGCTAGTTGATCTAATGGCTGCCCGGCTAGGAAAAAATACAGTTAACGAAGAAGATTCCGAAGATGATCTACAACACGAAATGGTTGAGACCTTAGGAGGAGAAATCGCTGATGGTGGTGATAATATCAAACGCATGGTTGTGGTAAACCAAAAACCCATTGGGAGGACACCCCGTTCCAATCTGGCAACCTACACCGGCTTGTTTGATGTGGTTCGTAAATTGTTTGCCTCAACCAAACTGGCAAAATCCCGTAAATACAAAGCAGGACGTTTCTCTTTTAACGTGGGCAAAGGGCGTTGCTCCAATTGTGAAGGGGAAGGTTTTGTGATGGTAGAGCTCTTATTCCTACCCAGTGTTTACGCACCCTGCCCTGTTTGTAACGGCACGCGCTACAATGATAAAACGCTGGAAGTAACTTATCGTGATAAAAATATCGCAGATGTACTCAACTTAACCGTACGCGAAGCTGTTGAATTTTTTCAGGAAGAAGAGCAGGTTTCTCGCCCACTCCAGGTTTTAAAAGAAGTAGGCCTGGGCTATTTGCGCCTTGGCCAACCAGCAACGGAACTTTCTGGAGGGGAAGCCCAGCGCATAAAACTAGCAAAAGAACTACAACGCGTAAATAGGGGGAATACGCTTTACATCTTAGATGAACCAACTACGGGCCTACATCCCTCTGACGTAGAAAAATTACAGTTTCAGCTAACTAAATTAGTAGATTCTGGCAATACGGTCATTGTTGTGGAGCACGATATGCAAATAATAGCGGCAAGCGACTGGGTGATAGATATAGGTCCAGGAGCTGGAGACGAAGGTGGCAATGTCGTAGCTTCGGGAACGCCTGAAACGGTTGCTAAAAACAAAGAAAGTAAGACTGCAGTATACTTGAAAAAGAAATTAAATGGTACTGCACAGCCTGTTTTTCAATAA